GTGTGCGTGCTGACCCCGATCGGGCTGGACCACACCGAGTGGCTCGGCGACCGGATCGAGGACATCGCCCTGGCCAAGGCGGGCATCATCCACAAGGGCGCGACGGTGATCTCCGCCGCCCAGGAGGACGACGCCGCCCGGCCGGTCCTGGAACGCTGCGCCGAGGTGGGCGCGACCATCGCGCGGGAGGGCGCCGAGTTCGGCGTGCTGCGCCGGTCGGTCGCCGTCGGCGGGCAGGTGCTCACGTTGCAGGGCCTCGGCGGGGTGTACGAGGAGGTGTTCGTGCCGCTGCACGGGGCGCACCAGGCGCAGAACGCCGCGGTGGCGCTCGCCGCGGTGGAGGCGTTCCTCGGGGCGGGCGCGAAACGGCAGCTCGACGTGGAGACCGTCCGGGAGGGCTTCGCCACGGCCAGCTCACCGGGCCGGCTGGAACGGGTCCGGACGGCCCCGACGGTGCTGCTCGACGGCGCGCACAACCCGCACGGGATGGCGGCGACCGTCAACGCGTTGCAGGAGGAGTTCGCGTTCAGCAAGCTCGTCGTGGTGCTCGCGGTCCTCGCCGACAAGGACGCGACCAGCCTGCTGGAGCTGCTGGAGCCGGTCGTCGACCAGGTGGTGGTGACCCGGAACAGCTCGCCCCGGGCGATGCCGGTGGCCGAGCTGGCCGCGGTGGCCGCCGAGGTGTTCGGGCCCGAGCGGGTGGAGAGCGCCGAGGACATGCCGGACGCCATCGAGGCGGCGGTGACGCTCGCCGAGTCCGACGTGCCCGGGGAGCTGAGCGGGGTGGGCGTGCTGATCACGGGCTCGGTGGTGACGGTGGCCGACGCCCGTCGGCTGTTGAAGCGGTGAGCGCCGGGCAGGGCCCGCCGGGGCGGCGTTCCGGCCTGCGTGACCCGGTACGGGCGGCGCGTGGGCTGGGCTCGGCGGTGCTGATCCTGGAGGCGGTGGTGCTGCTGCTCGCCATCCAGCCGATCCGGGTGCTCGGCGGGGAGCTGAGCGGCGCGGCGATCGGCCTCATCGTCGCCCTGGCCGTGCTGGCGGTGCTGCTGGCCGGCATGATGGGGCGACGCTGGGCGTGGCAGCTCGGCACCCTGCTCCAGGCCGTGCTGCTGGTCGGCGGGTTGCTGCACCTCTCCCTGGCGGTGCTCGGTCTGATCTTCGGCGCGGTGTGGGCGTACGCGCTGCACGTGCGCCGGGTGATCCTGGGCTGAGGCGGGCCGGGCCTCAGGCGTCGGCCCGGGTCCGCCACTGGGTCAGGGCGATGCCGTGGCCGTCCGGGTCGCGGAAGGCGGCGGCCCAGACGTCCAGCTTCGCGCCCCGGTTCACCACCCGGGGGGCGTAGGTGAACCGCACCCCGGAGTCGCGGAGCCGCTCGTACGCGGCCTGGATGTCGTCGACCTCCAGGTTGACGTGCACCAGCCGGCGGCTGATCGGCGCGGCCTCGCTGACCTCCCGCAACACCAGACGGGTGCTGCCGGAGGCGAGTACCGCGTTGCCGACGCCCCGGTCGACCTCCGCGAAGCCGAGGACGTCGCGGTAGAAGTCCAACGACCGGTCCAGGTCGGTGACCAGCACGGTGATCCCGACGCCGCTGATCGGGCTGGCGGACCCGTCGGCCCCGGCGTCGTAGCCGAAGATCGCCTCGTCCAGGCCGTCGTCGGGGTCGGCGGTGCCGTCCGGTGGGTCCAGCGGGACGTCGACCGGGTCGCTGATCGGCTCACCGACGGCCTCGGGGGCGTCGTCCCGGGCGTCACCCGGCCGGGGGCGCGGGACCTCGTCCGTCGCGGCGTTGCCGGCGTCGGCGGCGTCGGCGGCGTCGGCGGCGGCGTCGGGCGGCCCCGCGTACGGGTCGCGGTACGGGCCGGTCGGGCGGACCCCGTCGGGGTCGTCGGGCGCGCCGCCGTACGGGTCGCCGTACGGGCTGCTGGCCGGGCGGACCCCGTCCGGGTCGTCCGGTGGCCCGTCGTACGGGTCCCGGTAGGGCGTCACGGGACGGCCGGCGTACGGGTCACCGGGCGGGCCGGCGTACGGGTCACCGAAGCCCGGGTGCGTCGGCGGGTCGAAGCGTTCCTCGGCGGGGGCGCGCGGCGCCGGGGCGGCGCGGTGGGGAAGCGCCGCCGAGCCGGGCTCCACCAGGGTGCCCTCCAGCACCACCGGGCCACCCGGGCGCTGGTGGACCACCACCGGCTCACGGTCCTCGGGAAGCCGGTCGGGGTCGTCGAGGAGCGGCTCCGGCCCGGGGCCGTCGGGGTAGCCGTCGTCCGGCCCCCGGTCGGCCCACGGCGGGGCGTCCTGTTGGATCAGCACCTCGTCGAGCGGGTCCGGCCCGGCGTACTCGGGCGGCAGGTCGTCGGCCAGCGCGGCCGTCTCGCTGTGGGTGGGCACCTCGTCCCACAGCACCCGGATCCGGCGCTGGTCGTCGAGGGCCACCCGGATCGGCAGCGCCTGCCCGATGGCGGGCCACTTGGCGATCGGCACCCGGGGCTCGATGATCTTCTTGGACCGGGGTGGCAGCCCCGGCGCGTCGATCAGCAACTGCAGCTCGCAGCGACCGAACGAGTACGTGGTGGGCGGCTCGGAGGCGCTGTGCACGTGCCCGACACCGACCACCCAGGCCCGGCCGCCGGTCTTGAAGGTGGCCAGCGCCACCGCCAGCGCCACCAGCGCCACGCCCAGCGCGACGATCGACCAGCTCCCCATGCCGAACCCGAACAACACCACGAAGGCAGCCACGGTGCCCAGCACCACCGCGAGCAGTTTCCGGGCCGGCGCGATCGCGCGGTTTCCGCCATTCGCCACTGTGGACCTCCCAGGGGTCAAGGGCCAGGCTAGGCCGGATCCGCGGTGGACGGAAGGTCCATCCGCCGCGCCGGGGCCGGGGCCGGGTCGCTACGCTGACCGTACCGAGCAGTCCCGCGTTCCGCGCACAGGAGGAAACCAGCGTGTCCAGCAGCAGCCCGGACGAGCGCACGCTCGTACTGATCAAGCCGGACGCGGTCCGGCGGGGCCTGGTCGGCGAGATCCTCTCCCGCTTCGAGCGCAAGGGCCTGCGGATCGACGCGATGGTGTCCCGGACGATGGACGCGACGCTTGCCGACCAGCACTACGCCGAGCACGTCGACAAGGCGTTCTACCCGCCGCTGAAGGACTTCATGACCGGCGGCCCGCTGGTCGCCCTGGTGCTCTCCGGCGACCAGGTGATCGACGTGGTGCGCGGGCTGATCGGCGCGACCGACGGCCGGCGGGCCGTCGCCGGCACGATCCGGGGCGACCTCTCCCTGTCCAACCGGGAGAACCTGGTGCACGCCTCCGACTCGGGCGACAGCGCCAAGCGCGAGATCACGCTCTGGTTCCCCGAGCTGGTCTGACGGTTGCCCCGCCGACCGGTCAGGGGACGCGGCGGGATCACGGGCCGGGCGGCCACGTCGCCCCCGCCAGCCAGGTGAGCTTGGCGGGGTTGGCGACCAGGTAGATCCCGGTGAGCCGACCGTGCGCGGCGGCGACGGTCACCGCGTACCGACGCCCGCCGGGCGCGTCGACGACCAGCCCGGGGCCGCCGTTCAGCTCGACCCGGGTGATCCGGGCCGGCGCTCGGTGTGGCCCGTGCACGCCCACGAAGAACCGGGCGGTCCGCGCCGCCCCGCGGATCGGGTTCCGCGCCGCGCGGACCTTCCCGCCGCCGTCGCTCCACGTGGTGGCGTCGGCCGCCACCAGGTCGACCAGCCGGCCCAGGTCACCGTCGCGGGCGGCGGCGAGGAACGCGTCGAGCAGTCGGCGCTGCTCCCGCGGGTCGGCGCGGAACCGGCCGCGGTCGGCGGCGACCTGCCGGGACGCCCGGTGGTGCACCTGGCGGCAGCTCTCCGCCGACCGGTCGAGGATCTCGGCGATCTCGGCGTACGGCAGCGTGAACGCGGTACGCAGGACGTACACCGCGCGTTCGGTCGGGGTCAGCCGCTCCAGCAGGTGCAGCAGCGCGAGCGAGAGCGAGTCGCGCTGCTCCGCCTGCTCCAGCGGCCCGAACGGGGCGCCCGCGGTGGGCACCGGCTCGGGCAGCCACGGCCCGACGTACGTCTCCCGGGCCGCCCGCCGGGCGCGCAACCGGTCGAGGGCCAGCCTGGTGACCACCCGTGACAGGTAGCGGCGTGGCTCCGCCACGGCCGCCCGGTCGACGGCCGACCACCGCAGGTAAGCCTCCTGGAGCACGTCCTCGGCGTCGTGCCGGCTGCCCAGCATCCGGTACGCCAGCCCGAGCAGCATCGGCCGGTGCGTGGCGAGGTCGGCGGCGGCCCGCGTCGCCCCGCCTGCCGCCGGGGTCGGGCCCGCGGGTGGGGTCGCGCCCACCCGCGTCGCGTCGGCGGTCACCGGTCCGCCGGTGGTCACTCGTCGGCCACCGGCTGCTGGCGGGTGGCCGCCACGATCCGGTTCCACACGTTGATGGTGGCGATGGCGACCGTCAGGTCGGCCAGCTCCCGCTCCGACCAGACCCGGGCCGCGTCGACCCACACGTCGTCCGGCACGCCGTGGTCACCGAGCCGGGTCAGCGCGTCGGTGAGCGCGAGCGCGGCACGTTCCCGCTCGTCGAAGAAGGGGGCCTCCCGCCAGGCCGCCACGGCGAACAGCCGCCGGGTGGACTCGCCGGCCGCGAGCGCGTCGCGGCTGTGCATGTCGACGCAGAACGCGCAGCCGTTCAGTATCGAGGCGCGCAGCTTCACCAGCTCCAGGACCGTGTGGTCGACGTTGTCCCGACCGTACCGCTCCAGCTCGGCCATCGCCCGGTAGGCCTCCGGCGCCACCGTGGTCAGGTCGATCCGGCTCATCGTGTCCTCCCTCAATCTTTCCTCGGTCACGGGTCCGCGTCACGGGTCCGCGTCACGACGACGCGTCCGTGGGGACGGACGTGACGACCTGCGGTGTGGCGTCCGCCACAACCGGCCTTCCCGGGCTTGCGGCCCGGTCCGGGTCGTCCACTGGTCGCCCGGGCTTCCCCCGCTGGTCACCGGGCTTGCGGTCGGGCCTCATCTGGGGCCGGTACACCACTGGTGACCAACTTCCCTGGAGGGGACAGATGACTTCTCTCGACCGACGTACCCTGCTGCGCGCCGGCCTGGCGACCGGGGCGGGGCTGGCCGGCGGCACCTTGCTGGGCGGCGCCGGGCCGGTCGCCGGCGCGCCGGCCTGGCGGCCCACCGGCCGCCCGGTGCTCACCCACGGTGTGCAGAGCGGCGACGTCACCGCCGGGTCCGCGCTGGTGTGGACCCGCGCGGACCGGCCGGGCCGGATGTGGGTGGAGGTGAGCCACCGGCCCGACCTGCGGGGCGCGCGGCTGGTACGCGGCCCGGTGCTCGACCCGGCCGGCGACTTCACCGGCCGGGTCCGGCTACGCGGCCTGCCGGCGGGCGAACGGCTGCACTACCGGGTGTCGGTGGAGAGCCTGGACCGGCACGGGGCGCGCAGCGAGCCGCTGTCCGGCTCGTTCGCCACCGTGCCCGGTCGACGGGACCGCCGTGACGTCCGGTTCGTCTGGACCGGGGACATCGCCGGGCAGGGCTGGGGGATCGCCCCCGACTTCGGCGGGATGCGGATCTTCGAGGCGATGCGCGCCGTCCGCCCGGACTTCTTCCTGTGCAGCGGCGACACCGTGTACGCCGACGGGCCGCTCGCCGAGACCGTGCCGCTGCCGGACGGCCGGATCTGGCGCAACCTGGTCACGCCGGAGAAGGCGAAGGTCGCCGAGACCCTCACCGAGTACCGGGGGCAGTTCGCGTACAACCTGCTCGACACGCACCTGCGCGCGTTCGTGGCCGAGGTGCCGCAGATCAACCAGTGGGACGACCACGAGGTGACGAACAACTGGTACCCGGGGGAGATCCTCGCCGACGACCGGTACACCGAGAAGCGGGTGGACGTGCTGGCCGCGCGGGCCCGCCAGGCGTTCGGCGAGTGGCTGCCGGTGTCGGACGGGCCGCTGTACCGGAAGCTGTCGTACGGGCCGCTGCTGGACGTCTTCGTGCTGGACATGCGGACCCACAAGGACCCGAACGACGGCAACACCTACGCCGACCCGCGGCGTGGCCTGCTCGGCCGGGAGCAGCGCGAGTGGCTGATCCGGGAGCTGAAGCGGTCCCGGGCGACCTGGAAGGTGATCGCCAACGACCTGCCGATCGGCGTGGTGGTGCCGGACGGTCCGGCCGCGCAGGAGGGCGTCGCGCAGGGCGACCCGGGCGCGCCCGCCGGTCGGGAGCTGGAGTTCGCCGAGGTGCTGCGGGCGACGCACCGGGCCGAGGTGACCGGGCTGGTGTTCCTCACCGCCGACGTGCACTACACGGCGGCGCACCACTACGACCCGGCCCGGGCGGCGGTGGGGGACTTCACCCCGTTCTGGGAGTTCGTCTCCGGGCCGGCGCACGCCGGCGCGTTCGGCCCGAACGCCCTGGACGGCACGTTCGGCCCGAAGGCGGTCTTCGTCAAC
The sequence above is a segment of the Micromonospora sp. WMMD882 genome. Coding sequences within it:
- a CDS encoding carboxymuconolactone decarboxylase family protein, producing MSRIDLTTVAPEAYRAMAELERYGRDNVDHTVLELVKLRASILNGCAFCVDMHSRDALAAGESTRRLFAVAAWREAPFFDERERAALALTDALTRLGDHGVPDDVWVDAARVWSERELADLTVAIATINVWNRIVAATRQQPVADE
- the ndk gene encoding nucleoside-diphosphate kinase, whose product is MSSSSPDERTLVLIKPDAVRRGLVGEILSRFERKGLRIDAMVSRTMDATLADQHYAEHVDKAFYPPLKDFMTGGPLVALVLSGDQVIDVVRGLIGATDGRRAVAGTIRGDLSLSNRENLVHASDSGDSAKREITLWFPELV
- a CDS encoding alkaline phosphatase D family protein, with amino-acid sequence MTSLDRRTLLRAGLATGAGLAGGTLLGGAGPVAGAPAWRPTGRPVLTHGVQSGDVTAGSALVWTRADRPGRMWVEVSHRPDLRGARLVRGPVLDPAGDFTGRVRLRGLPAGERLHYRVSVESLDRHGARSEPLSGSFATVPGRRDRRDVRFVWTGDIAGQGWGIAPDFGGMRIFEAMRAVRPDFFLCSGDTVYADGPLAETVPLPDGRIWRNLVTPEKAKVAETLTEYRGQFAYNLLDTHLRAFVAEVPQINQWDDHEVTNNWYPGEILADDRYTEKRVDVLAARARQAFGEWLPVSDGPLYRKLSYGPLLDVFVLDMRTHKDPNDGNTYADPRRGLLGREQREWLIRELKRSRATWKVIANDLPIGVVVPDGPAAQEGVAQGDPGAPAGRELEFAEVLRATHRAEVTGLVFLTADVHYTAAHHYDPARAAVGDFTPFWEFVSGPAHAGAFGPNALDGTFGPKAVFVNAPPRANTSPAEGFQHFGEVSIDGASGAFTVRLRDRDGVPLWTTTLPAPR
- a CDS encoding VOC family protein, which gives rise to MANGGNRAIAPARKLLAVVLGTVAAFVVLFGFGMGSWSIVALGVALVALAVALATFKTGGRAWVVGVGHVHSASEPPTTYSFGRCELQLLIDAPGLPPRSKKIIEPRVPIAKWPAIGQALPIRVALDDQRRIRVLWDEVPTHSETAALADDLPPEYAGPDPLDEVLIQQDAPPWADRGPDDGYPDGPGPEPLLDDPDRLPEDREPVVVHQRPGGPVVLEGTLVEPGSAALPHRAAPAPRAPAEERFDPPTHPGFGDPYAGPPGDPYAGRPVTPYRDPYDGPPDDPDGVRPASSPYGDPYGGAPDDPDGVRPTGPYRDPYAGPPDAAADAADAADAGNAATDEVPRPRPGDARDDAPEAVGEPISDPVDVPLDPPDGTADPDDGLDEAIFGYDAGADGSASPISGVGITVLVTDLDRSLDFYRDVLGFAEVDRGVGNAVLASGSTRLVLREVSEAAPISRRLVHVNLEVDDIQAAYERLRDSGVRFTYAPRVVNRGAKLDVWAAAFRDPDGHGIALTQWRTRADA
- a CDS encoding folylpolyglutamate synthase/dihydrofolate synthase family protein, with protein sequence MVFELDRIETLLDLLGSPQRAYPSIHLTGTNGKTSTARMIDSLLRAFGLHTGRYTSPHLETVRERISLDGEPVGEERFVATYREVAPLAGLVDQRSAEPLTYFDMTTALAFATFADAPVDVAVVEVGLGGVDDATNVLQAGVCVLTPIGLDHTEWLGDRIEDIALAKAGIIHKGATVISAAQEDDAARPVLERCAEVGATIAREGAEFGVLRRSVAVGGQVLTLQGLGGVYEEVFVPLHGAHQAQNAAVALAAVEAFLGAGAKRQLDVETVREGFATASSPGRLERVRTAPTVLLDGAHNPHGMAATVNALQEEFAFSKLVVVLAVLADKDATSLLELLEPVVDQVVVTRNSSPRAMPVAELAAVAAEVFGPERVESAEDMPDAIEAAVTLAESDVPGELSGVGVLITGSVVTVADARRLLKR
- a CDS encoding DUF4233 domain-containing protein; amino-acid sequence: MSAGQGPPGRRSGLRDPVRAARGLGSAVLILEAVVLLLAIQPIRVLGGELSGAAIGLIVALAVLAVLLAGMMGRRWAWQLGTLLQAVLLVGGLLHLSLAVLGLIFGAVWAYALHVRRVILG
- the sigJ gene encoding RNA polymerase sigma factor SigJ; translation: MTTGGPVTADATRVGATPPAGPTPAAGGATRAAADLATHRPMLLGLAYRMLGSRHDAEDVLQEAYLRWSAVDRAAVAEPRRYLSRVVTRLALDRLRARRAARETYVGPWLPEPVPTAGAPFGPLEQAEQRDSLSLALLHLLERLTPTERAVYVLRTAFTLPYAEIAEILDRSAESCRQVHHRASRQVAADRGRFRADPREQRRLLDAFLAAARDGDLGRLVDLVAADATTWSDGGGKVRAARNPIRGAARTARFFVGVHGPHRAPARITRVELNGGPGLVVDAPGGRRYAVTVAAAHGRLTGIYLVANPAKLTWLAGATWPPGP